A single Deltaproteobacteria bacterium DNA region contains:
- a CDS encoding class I SAM-dependent methyltransferase translates to MVDYYEQNYLEYHASTFGIDPFSFLNPLVQRLPPSATILDVGCGSGRDMRWFKERGFRPMGLEQSPTIAAMARNHSGCPVLEVDFETYDFSALSFDSLLLVGALVHVAHERFEHILKALRPAGHALITLKEGRNLTETSHGRTFYLWQDQDLRQIFADLNLAVMDFSRDVSKVRDTDIWLGYVLQKTI, encoded by the coding sequence ATGGTTGACTATTACGAGCAAAATTACCTTGAATACCACGCATCGACCTTTGGGATCGACCCCTTTTCATTCCTCAATCCCCTTGTACAGAGGCTTCCCCCTTCAGCGACCATCCTGGATGTGGGGTGCGGTTCGGGCCGTGACATGCGGTGGTTCAAGGAGCGGGGGTTCAGGCCCATGGGGCTGGAGCAGTCTCCGACCATAGCCGCTATGGCCCGCAACCACTCCGGTTGTCCGGTCCTGGAGGTCGACTTTGAGACATATGATTTTTCCGCTCTCTCGTTCGATTCCCTATTGCTAGTGGGCGCCCTGGTCCATGTTGCGCATGAGCGGTTTGAGCATATTCTAAAGGCACTTCGTCCGGCCGGCCACGCCCTCATTACCCTCAAAGAGGGCCGAAACCTGACAGAAACATCCCACGGCCGTACCTTCTACCTGTGGCAGGACCAGGATCTCCGACAGATATTCGCAGATCTGAACCTCGCGGTCATGGATTTTTCGCGTGACGTCTCCAAGGTCCGCGACACCGACATCTGGCTCGGATATGTGCTGCAAAAAACGATCTGA